The DNA region AGCGAAGTACCGAAGCGAAGCGTAGTGCGGAATGCCCCGACCCTTGCGTCAGCAAGGGGCACGCCCAAAAAAATTAACTTTGTATTTAACTGTTGTGTGTAGCTTTGGTTATTATATCCTACTTCAAGTACGCCTCTGTTCGTGAGTGGCAACAAGTTTATGGTTAAAAATCAAAAAAAGTTACTTCCATGTTTCTTGTTCAACTTGACCTTGCTTAAATCCCTTTTAAGTTCTCCACTCTACCATACTTGCATGCCTATACTATCGCTAACTCTTTTGATGTGTTAATATGCCCCACTTACTCCTAAATTTCACCGCAGCTAAGCCCCTACTACCTGTAAAATCTCATGTAAGTTCCTACCTCCATCATACAAACTGTATTTGTTTTTTATTTTACTAATATCCCCCCCTGCTAACTATCTTTGATGTGCCAAGCTTAGTTCACAATTTGCAAGGTACAATTTTCTCATTCTGTCAATTTAGAAATAAGACTCGTATGCATCGTAAGCGTCATATTTACAAGGTATAATTTCTTCACCTTGACGATTAATATAGCCATACTTACCGTTCAACTCTACTCTCGCTCTACCTTGCCAGAAACCCCCACTCCTGTCATATTTACACGGTACAACTTCTTCGCCGTGTTGATTAACATAGCCATACTTGCCGTTCAATTGGACACAAGCTAAACCTTCCGAAAACTCCTTAATCTCATCATATTTACACGGTACAATCTCCTCACCTTGTTGATTAACATAGCCATACTTACCATTCAATTTCACTAAGGCTAAACCTTCCGAGAAACGCCATGCATTATCATATTTGAAAGGTACTATTTCTTCACCTTGGGTACTAATATAGCCATATTTACCATTCAATTTCACTAAGGCTAAACCTTCCGAGAAACGCCATGCGTTATCATATTTGAAAGGTATAATTTCTTCACCTTGGGTACTAATATAGCCATACTTACCATTCAATTGGACACAAGCAAAACCTTCTGAAAAATCTGATGCATCACTATATTTACACGGCACAATTTCTTTGCCTTGTAGATTAACATAGCCGTACTTACCATTCAATTTGACTCTCGCTAAACCTTGTGAAAAATCCCATACATAATCATATTTACACGGTACAATTTCCTCACCTTGTACATTAACATACCCATACCTATCATTCAATTTGACTCTCGCTAAACCTTCTAAAAAACTCTGTGCAGCATCATCATACTTACACGGCACAATTTCCTTACCTTGTCGAGTAACATAGCCGTACTTACGATTCAATTGGACACAAGCTATACCTTCTGTGAACGCCTTAATCTCATGATATTTGCAAGGAACAATTTCTTCGCCTTGTGTGCTAATACAGCCATACTTACCATTGAATTTGACATAAGCTAAACCTTCTGAAAAACTTCCTGCATAGTCGTATTTGCAAGGTATAATTTCCCTACCTTCGGCACTAATATAGCCATACTTACCATTGAACTTGACATAAGCTAAACCTTCCGAAAAACTTTTTGCGGCATCATCATATTTACACGGTACAACTTCTTCACCCTGTTGATTAACATAGCCATACTTACCGTTCAACTCTACTCTTGCTCTGCCTTGCCAAAAATCCTCACTCCTACCATATCTACACGGTATAATTTCCTCACCTTGTTGATTAACATAGCCATACTTACCATTCAATTTAACGTAAGCTAAACCTTCTGAAAAACCCCTTGCAACATCATCATATTTACACGGTACAATTTCCTCGCCCTGTTGATTAACATAGCCATACTTGCCTTTTAATTTGACCTTTGCTGAACCTTTCCAGAAATCCAATACATCATCATATTTGCAAGGTATAATTTCCTCCCCTTGTAGATTAACGTAGCCATACTTGCCATTGAGTTTGACCCTTGCTAAACCTTCCCAAAAATCCGACACATAATCATATTTGCAAGGTACAATTTCTTCGCCTTGTAGATTAACATAGCCATATTTACCATCCAATTTGACATTTTCTATGCCTTGCTCAAAGTTTTCTATTTCGGCATTTTTACAAAACTCAATTTCTTCGCCTTTTATATTAACGTACCCTAATTTACCGTTCAATTTTACTTTTGCTAAACCTCCAGAGAAACTTCCCGCGTAATCATATTTGCAAGGTATAATTTCTTTGCCTTGTGGATTAACATAGCCATACTTACCATTCAATTTAACATAAGCTAAACCTTCCGAAAAACCCCTTGCAGCATAATCGTATTTACAAGGTACAATTTCTTCACCTTGTGCATTAACATACCCATACTTACCGTTCAATTTTGCTCTCGCTATACCTTCTAAAAAATACCACTCAATATAATCATACTTACACGGTACAATTTCTTTGCCTTGCACATTAACATAGCCATACTTACCGTTCAATTTTACCCATACTAACTCTTCTGAAAACCCCCTTGCATAATCATATCTACAAGGGATAATTTCCTCCCCTTGGGTATTGATATAGCCGTACTTACCATTTAATTCTACCCATGCTAAACCTTCTGAAAAATCCGATGCGTCATCATACTTACAAGGGATAACTATCTTTCCATCAGCTGTACGAAAGCCCCATTTTTTATCCTCACTATAACGAAAAAGCTTATAGCTCATATAGTAACAAAATTAGAAAAAGTTCTATTTGTACCAATAAGTTGAGAATTTATTTTTTTATCTTGTAAGTATTTGTGTTTCAATGCTAAAAAGGTAAAGAGATAAGTATTCAAGGTATAATCTGCGTGAGGGGCATGGAGCATGCCGTTAGGCAGTGCGAAGCGCAGCGAAGCACCGAAGCGTTAGCGTAGTGCGGAATGCCCCGACCCGAGCGTTAGCGAGGGGCACGCCCAAAAAATCAAAAAATCAAATTATTTTTAGACCTAAAGTAACATTCTTGCTATTTTTGCCACAATGGAAATTGCTAAAACCTATAATCCCGCACAAGTAGAAGAAAAATGGTATAAATACTGGGAAAGTAAAGGCTACTTTTATGCAAAAGTCAATCCTAACAAAAAACCTTATACGATTGTTATTCCTCCACCCAACGTAACAGGCGTACTACACATGGGGCACATGCTGAATAACACTATCCAAGATATCCTTATCCGAAGGGCAAGAATGAAAGGGTTTGAAACTTGCTGGGTACCCGGTACAGACCACGCATCTATTGCCACAGAAGCTAAAGTAGTGGAAATGTTGGCTAAACAAGGTATTAGTAAAAAATCCCTCACCCGGGAACAGTTTCTCAAATACGCCTGGGAATGGACAGAAAAATACGGCGGAATTATTTTACAACAACTTCGCAAGCTCGGAGCAAGCTGTGATTGGAAACGTACTCGCTTTACTATGGAAGAAGACCTATCCCAAGCTGTCATAGATGTCTTTTGCGATTTGTATGAAAAAGGCTTGATATACAGAGGTACTTACGTAGTAAACTGGGACCCCAAAGCTGAAACTACTGTATCTGACGAAGAAGTAATATACGAAGAAGTGCAGTCTAAACTCTATTACATCAAATATTTTAGTGTAGACAATCCGAATGAGTATTTAGTTATTGCCACAGTTCGCCCTGAAACTATCATGGGGGACGTAGCCATTGCCGTACATCCCCAAGATGAACGATACCAAGCTTGGATAGGTAGAAAAGTGTACGTACCTTTAATCAACCGCCCTATACCTGTGATAGCAGATAATTCCATAGATAAAGAGTTTGGTACAGGTTGCCTAAAAGTTACACCTGCCCACGACCCTCTTGACTACGAAATAGGTAAACGTCATAACTTACCTATCATTGACACCATTGCCCCTAATGGCACTATGAGCGAAGCAGCCCAAATTTACGTGGGCGAGGATAGATTCGTAGTACGTAAAAAAATAGCCCAAGAATTGCAAGAAAAAGGGCATATTCAAGAAATAAAAGAGTACAAAAACCGAATAGGTCTTTCTGAACGCACAAAAGTACCGATTGAACCTAAAATTTCTATGCAATGGTTCGTCAAAATGAAACCCTTAGCCCAAAAAGCTTTGGAAGCAGTGGAAAAAGGCGAGGTAAAACTCTACCCCTCTAAGTTCGTAAATTTATACAAGGTATGGATGGAAAATGTCAAAGATTGGTGCATCAGTAGGCAGCTATGGTGGGGACAACGTATTCCTGCTTATTACCTACCCGATGGCAATATGGTTGTAGCAAGAAATATCCAAGAAGCCCTCAAAAAAGCACAACAAATTAACCCTGATTTTACCGAAAAAGACCTTAAACAAGATGAAGATGTAGTAGATACATGGTTTAGTTCGTGGCTATGGCCCATCTCTGTTTTTGATGGCTTCAAAGACCCTGATAATCCTGATTTTAAGTATTTCTATCCTACAAATGACTTAGTAACTGCACCTGAAATTTTATTCTTTTGGGTCGCACGTATGATTATGGCAGGTTTAGAATTCAAAGGTCAAGTACCATTTAGAAATGTGTATTTAACAGGTATTGTACGCGATGGTGAAGGTAGAAAAATGAGTAAATCCTTAGGTAACTCTCCTGAACCTTTGGAATTGATTGAGAAATTCTCCGCAGATGGCGTACGCGTAGGAATGCTATTTTCCTCACCTGCAGGCAACGACCTTAAATTTCCTATTGAATATCAAAGAGATGCACAAGGCAAGCTTGTCAAAGATGCGGAAGGTAGACCTATTGCCGTAGGTTATCCGCTTATGGAGCAAGGCAGAAATATGGCTAATAAAATATGGAACGCTTACCGCCTAACACAATCTTGGAAAATAGACACTTCTCTCAAACCCTGCGAATATGAACAAATCGCTATGCAGTGGATTCAAGCTCGCCTAAATGAAGCCGCTGCCGAAATCGAGCAACATTTTGATAACTTCCGCATCGTAGATGCACTCATGACACTCTATAAACTAATATGGGATGACTTCTGTTCCACTTATTTAGAATGGATTAAACCTATTCAAAATAACCTTCTTTCACAAACAGTTTACAACCACACTATTGAAATTTTCAAACACATTTTGATCCTGCTACACCCTTTTATGCCATTTATTACGGAAGAATTATGGCACAGTATCCAAGAAAATCCTGAAACTGACTTAATTGTAACGCCTTACTACACTGCACAACCGCTTTCTGAAAGTGATAAAGCACTACTTGAAGATATATCCTTTGTTTTACAGATAGTTACAGAATTAAGGAATGTACGTAACACGCATAAACTTTCTTCCAAAGAAAATTGGACTATCTACCTTACACCTGTGCATCAACCTTTTTGGGCAAAATACAAAAGCAGCATAGAAAAATTGCTCAAATTTGAAAAAGAAAAAGGAATTGACTTGCAATTTACTACACAAAAAGTTCAGAACACACTGCCTATATTAGTTCGCACTATGGAACTTTTAGTTCAACTACATGGAAGTTTAGACATTCAAGCAGAAAAGGCAAAACTTGAAAAAGAACTTGCTCATTTACAGAACTTTCTTAAAACTATTGAAGCAAAGCTAAACAATGAAAAATTTATGGCTAATGCAAAGCCTGATGTCATTCAAAATGAACGTAAAAAACATCAAGACACATTGCAAAAAATAAAACTACTTCAAGAAAGACTATCAGGACTACGATAAGATATAAAGCTAAATTGTTGTTTCTGACGTTAATCTGTCTGTAAAAAGTATGCGCTGCTGCAAAATCCTTCTTTACAAGGTAGCAGCTATTCTACCTCTACTTTGTAAGCTATTGACATAATTTTTTGCCGTATAGCTTCTTTGTTAATTCGTTTGTCATTTACAGTGGGGTAAATTCTATTAGACAAAAACACAAAAACTAATTTTTCTTTGGGGTCTATCCAAAAAGCAGTACCTGTGTAGCCTAAGTGTCCATAAGTTTGCATAGATGCAAAACTGCCCACAGGTGCTTTTATTTTGGTATTTTCAGGTTTGTCCCAACCTAGCCCTCTTCTGATGTTTGGGTACACGCGCCGTGTGAAATAATCTATTGTTTGGGGTGCAAAAAAACGTACTCCGCCATATACTCCCCCATTAAGTAACATTTGTCCAATAACCGCTAAATCATGGGCATTGCTAAATAGACCTGCATTTCCACATACACCGCCAAAAATAGCCGCAGTTTGGTCATGTACTGTACCCCAAATTTGTTGTTTTCTCCATAAAGTATCATTTTCAGTAGGGGCTATGTCATGCTTGGACAAATTCGTGTCTAACATAGGATTAAATCCTGTGTGTCTAAGCTGCAAAGGCTCATAGAAGTTTTCTTTTACATACACATCTAACGGCTTTTGAGTAATTCGTTCAATAATTAGCTGCATAAATGTCATATTTACGTCGCTGTAAATGAGTCTTCGTGGTGGGCGCACTCTACATTTTTTAAGATACTCTATTATTACCTTGCGGTATCTATCCTTCATAAAAATATGCGGTGCTACGTAAAAATGGCTGCTGTCAGTAAGCATACATGTATAAGTATCCGTATATTGGCAGTTTGTATTCCTAAATTCAGGTTTTCTATAATAAAACAAAACCGAAGGCAAGCCCGAAGTATGTGTTAAAAGTTGCTCTATGGTGATATTTGCCTTGTTTGTGCTATCAAATTCAGGTAAATAGTCTTTAATTTTCTTTTGGAGGTCTAACTTTCCTTGTTCCCACAGACGCATAGCTGCTAACGTAGTAGCCGCTACCTTAGTTACCGAAGCTAAATCATAAATGGTACTATCATCGTGAACTTTTTTACTTGTGCTGTCATAAGTAAGTCTGCCAAAGCTTTTTTGATAAATTACAATTCCTTCTTTGACCATCATTACTTGGCAGCCTGGGAATATTCGTTCTTTTATACTTTGCTCAACAATCTTTTCAATTTTTTTTAACGAATCCGTATTTATACACATTTCTTGGTTTTCATCAAAACGAATGCGATGCAAAGCACTTATTGTACAACCTTGCCCTGCTTTGAATGTTCCACTACTGACAGGTAATTTGCCATCGGCTTTGATGGCACCTACAATTACCTCTGCGGCAGCTTTGCGAGTATAGTAGTTATCTTCATACAAACAAACTAAACTATGAGCACATTCAAAATTTTTGAGTGAATACGGCGTACCAAACACACAAGTAACTACAATTTTGCCTTGCGATTGTAGATATTGAATTAAATCATCTACTAATACAGAAATACCAAAATTTTCGCTTGCTTTTTTAGTTATGTCTTTAATGGTAACAATAACTACATCTTGTTTTTGAAATTCTTGCTTGGCAATGCTGACTAAATCCGATTTTTTGTTTGCAAATACGTGCTTTACCGCAGCGT from Bacteroidia bacterium includes:
- a CDS encoding WG repeat-containing protein, with product MSYKLFRYSEDKKWGFRTADGKIVIPCKYDDASDFSEGLAWVELNGKYGYINTQGEEIIPCRYDYARGFSEELVWVKLNGKYGYVNVQGKEIVPCKYDYIEWYFLEGIARAKLNGKYGYVNAQGEEIVPCKYDYAARGFSEGLAYVKLNGKYGYVNPQGKEIIPCKYDYAGSFSGGLAKVKLNGKLGYVNIKGEEIEFCKNAEIENFEQGIENVKLDGKYGYVNLQGEEIVPCKYDYVSDFWEGLARVKLNGKYGYVNLQGEEIIPCKYDDVLDFWKGSAKVKLKGKYGYVNQQGEEIVPCKYDDVARGFSEGLAYVKLNGKYGYVNQQGEEIIPCRYGRSEDFWQGRARVELNGKYGYVNQQGEEVVPCKYDDAAKSFSEGLAYVKFNGKYGYISAEGREIIPCKYDYAGSFSEGLAYVKFNGKYGCISTQGEEIVPCKYHEIKAFTEGIACVQLNRKYGYVTRQGKEIVPCKYDDAAQSFLEGLARVKLNDRYGYVNVQGEEIVPCKYDYVWDFSQGLARVKLNGKYGYVNLQGKEIVPCKYSDASDFSEGFACVQLNGKYGYISTQGEEIIPFKYDNAWRFSEGLALVKLNGKYGYISTQGEEIVPFKYDNAWRFSEGLALVKLNGKYGYVNQQGEEIVPCKYDEIKEFSEGLACVQLNGKYGYVNQHGEEVVPCKYDRSGGFWQGRARVELNGKYGYINRQGEEIIPCKYDAYDAYESYF
- a CDS encoding valine--tRNA ligase; its protein translation is MEIAKTYNPAQVEEKWYKYWESKGYFYAKVNPNKKPYTIVIPPPNVTGVLHMGHMLNNTIQDILIRRARMKGFETCWVPGTDHASIATEAKVVEMLAKQGISKKSLTREQFLKYAWEWTEKYGGIILQQLRKLGASCDWKRTRFTMEEDLSQAVIDVFCDLYEKGLIYRGTYVVNWDPKAETTVSDEEVIYEEVQSKLYYIKYFSVDNPNEYLVIATVRPETIMGDVAIAVHPQDERYQAWIGRKVYVPLINRPIPVIADNSIDKEFGTGCLKVTPAHDPLDYEIGKRHNLPIIDTIAPNGTMSEAAQIYVGEDRFVVRKKIAQELQEKGHIQEIKEYKNRIGLSERTKVPIEPKISMQWFVKMKPLAQKALEAVEKGEVKLYPSKFVNLYKVWMENVKDWCISRQLWWGQRIPAYYLPDGNMVVARNIQEALKKAQQINPDFTEKDLKQDEDVVDTWFSSWLWPISVFDGFKDPDNPDFKYFYPTNDLVTAPEILFFWVARMIMAGLEFKGQVPFRNVYLTGIVRDGEGRKMSKSLGNSPEPLELIEKFSADGVRVGMLFSSPAGNDLKFPIEYQRDAQGKLVKDAEGRPIAVGYPLMEQGRNMANKIWNAYRLTQSWKIDTSLKPCEYEQIAMQWIQARLNEAAAEIEQHFDNFRIVDALMTLYKLIWDDFCSTYLEWIKPIQNNLLSQTVYNHTIEIFKHILILLHPFMPFITEELWHSIQENPETDLIVTPYYTAQPLSESDKALLEDISFVLQIVTELRNVRNTHKLSSKENWTIYLTPVHQPFWAKYKSSIEKLLKFEKEKGIDLQFTTQKVQNTLPILVRTMELLVQLHGSLDIQAEKAKLEKELAHLQNFLKTIEAKLNNEKFMANAKPDVIQNERKKHQDTLQKIKLLQERLSGLR
- a CDS encoding serine hydrolase; protein product: MKQILPALLYLLHLSTLFGQDSWAKKTLATMSLEEKIGQLIMIAAYSNKGEEHIQYTKTLIDQYHIGGVIMMQGSPYLQIKALNTLQKDCKIPLLIAQDAEWGVGMRLDSVPLFPRNMTLGAIQNDLLLYEMGVQIAKQCRAVGVQVNFAPVIDVNDNPANPVIGDRSFGEDKYNVARKGGMIAKGMQSENIIPCGKHFPGHGNTDTDSHLDLPIIRYDRNVLDTIHLLPFKTLIQHGLPAIMVAHLYIPALDSTPNRASTLSPKVVNQLLRQELGFKGLIFTDALNMQGVAKFYPSGEADVHALLAGNDMLLFSGNVPKTVEKIKQALNKGEITLQELDEHVLRILQAKEWCGLHKGLFPKNPTGVTQMLNSSEIKNLIRRLYEASVTVVKNEFNILPIKELKKHNVGHICISNAASGVNTIATFVQTLNRYAAVKHVFANKKSDLVSIAKQEFQKQDVVIVTIKDITKKASENFGISVLVDDLIQYLQSQGKIVVTCVFGTPYSLKNFECAHSLVCLYEDNYYTRKAAAEVIVGAIKADGKLPVSSGTFKAGQGCTISALHRIRFDENQEMCINTDSLKKIEKIVEQSIKERIFPGCQVMMVKEGIVIYQKSFGRLTYDSTSKKVHDDSTIYDLASVTKVAATTLAAMRLWEQGKLDLQKKIKDYLPEFDSTNKANITIEQLLTHTSGLPSVLFYYRKPEFRNTNCQYTDTYTCMLTDSSHFYVAPHIFMKDRYRKVIIEYLKKCRVRPPRRLIYSDVNMTFMQLIIERITQKPLDVYVKENFYEPLQLRHTGFNPMLDTNLSKHDIAPTENDTLWRKQQIWGTVHDQTAAIFGGVCGNAGLFSNAHDLAVIGQMLLNGGVYGGVRFFAPQTIDYFTRRVYPNIRRGLGWDKPENTKIKAPVGSFASMQTYGHLGYTGTAFWIDPKEKLVFVFLSNRIYPTVNDKRINKEAIRQKIMSIAYKVEVE